The following is a genomic window from Calliphora vicina chromosome 5, idCalVici1.1, whole genome shotgun sequence.
tatgtagtttgacatttgtgcgtgctattgctataatcagctgtgctgccgatggcaccttattaaatgcactttggttgtacttgttgtagggacgagtacaccttatatgaattcgccttgtttAGGATGATGCAAAATGTCAAAACTGAGCGCCAAAATTGTTTACACTTCCATATAATAattgcaaaaagaaaaaatttatcgaACTCTTGGAAAacattgaaataattaaaaagttaaaatgtaCGAACGTAGTTCTTTGCGTTATGCTCATACTACGGGCTTTACAAGTTTAATTTATACGGATAATGGAGAATTTATATTGACATGTGGTTCCGATGGTGATATTCGTAAATGGCGTGGCATTGATGATGATGACCCTTCATCAAACTGTTTGGGAGAATACATTGTGTGTTTGGCTCAAAAAGGAGACAAGTTGTTGGCGTCTACAGATCGCAATACGGTACAGGCTTACACTTTCCCAGATATGGACATCGATGGTACATTAATGCGATTTACGGCGCCAGTTGTAGCTATAAAGGTGAGAGAAGATTGTGTGGCGGCTGGTTCCGAAGATaccaaaataaaagtaaaaaatggaGACCTTGAACCGATTGAATTAGAAGGACACAAAGGTCCAGTGCTGGCATTGGATATACATCCAAAATTATTGTTCTTGGCTTCTGTTGGTGGCGAAGGCGTTCTCAAAATCTGGGATCTTAAAGAATcaaaagaattaaaaacaattactgGTTTAACTAAAAGCAACAGTTTTGAAAACGCAAAATTTTTTGGTAGCCCATGTTTTGAGCCAAGCAATGGCAACAGTCTCGTGTATGTTAGTGGTAAAGAAGTTTGTGTATTGAGTACATCTACGTGGGAAATGCTATACTCCCTCACAGACGAGAAAATTAAGGGAGAGTATACATGTTGTCAATTTTCTATGGACGGTTCGTTCTTAGCAGCTGCTACTGATAAGGGAGAGATTTCCATATTTGACTTCAACAGCAGACAGGTTAAAAAATGTGAAGCTCCGTCTAGCGAATGTCAAAGTATAACATGTTTGGCTTGGAATAGCAAAAGTAATGGTGAAATAGCATACTCTGATGCTTCAGGTCAATTAGGTGTATTGTTTTCTACGGACGATGCTCCAGATGAGGAAAACCTGGAAGGAGATACTAACGATATCGACAATGTTTTTGGAGAAATGGATTTCGCTGAAGATGACTCCAAAAGCAGTGATAAGAGAAACCTAGGCAATGATGATAATATCGACAATGACGGAGATGACGACGATGCTGTATCTATAGagaaattaaaaagtaaaattatgtCTTATGCTAACGGAGATATACCATGCGATGATGAGACCAGAGATTCTATTGAAAGAGCACGTTCAGAAAGTCCATCAATATCAGGGGCAGCCTACAGTAAATCATTTAAACAACAAGTGACTTTTCAGCCCAGTTCAACTCCCGTCCACTTGGAACATCGCTATTTAGTATGGAACACTATTGGTATAGTAACATTGCACGCCGATGGATCAGATGGAGCTATAGATGTTGAATTTCACGATGCCAGTGTACATCATTCCTTGCATATTCCAAATCATAATAACCATAATATGGCAAGTCTGAGCTCCTCAGTTTTGGCTATGGCATCAGAAACTTCATCAAAAATAGTGTGCATAGCTTTATCGGATTCTGGAAACCGAGAGTGGTCCGTGCAATTGCCGGATTGTGAGAGTGTGGAAGCTATATGTGCAACATCAAAAATGGTGGCTGCAATTTCAAATTTGCAATACCTGAGAATTTTTACAGTGATGGGAACGCAAAGAGAAATTATTTCGGTACCAGGACCGGTAGTATGTGTGGCAGGATATGAAGATCGTATTTTAGTTTGCTACCACAGTGCTCCATCGAGCGAGAAGCAGCAAAATATACACGGAATGTTATTGCAATCAACAAGCTTAAAAATAAAGTGCCAAAACATAACAATACCTCTGACGCCGGAGAGGCAATTGGCTTGGCTGGGCTTTTCTGATTGCGGTTCCCCAGTTTTTTATGATTCAATGGGTTTGGTACAGTTGTTTAATCTCAAATCTAATTGTTGGTACCCAGTTTGCGACACAATGAAGCAATCTTCAAGTGtctcaaacaattattttatgatttctCTTTCAGAGAGGTCGCAAATTCTTCAAGCCGTACTATGCCGCGGTACTTCATATCCTATGACTACTCCTCGTCCAATGATACAGGAATTGCCATTGCAGCTGCCTCTTTGTGATGTAGAAAGTGAAAAGTCTTCTCTAGAAGATTCTTTGTTACGTGCAACCATAATGTCAATGGATAACGCCGAAAAAACTGTTAAGGAGACGgctataaaattatttgctctGGCCTGTCGCAGTGAAATTGAAATACGTGCAAAAGAACTAATAGAAACCATAGCTTGTACAGATCTGCTAATGCTGGCTGTAAAATATGCGACAAAATTAGGTAGAATTCACTTATCCGATAAACTGTTGGATCTGATGCCACAATTGGAAGAAGAGCAACAAGCAAGAGAACATGAAGAACAATTAGTTGAGCAATCACTACCAGCATCACCTCTCATCTTGTTAAAAGCCTATCAAAATGGCTCCATAgcgaattccaaaaaaatagcaCCTAAGTTAATGGATTTGGGTTCagcaaaaaaaactactttgaaaAGGTTTTCATATAACAATTCACCATCAATATCCTTGTTTAAAAAATCTGCAAACGAACAATTGTTGCCAACTTCATCAGAAACATCCCAAGAGAATGTTTGTACTTCTGAATTAGATTCTcaattatcaaaaatatcatCGAAGGATGATGAATCTACTATAAAACGGACACCTTTAAATTCCGCAAATCCGTTTGCTTCTAAACGCAAAATTTCAGATGTTGATAAAACCATATTAATGGGTTCTGACAAATTGAAAATCGCTAAAAAATGAAACGTTTCGctaaaattttaagattaatattaagaattgtatgtattaaaataaagaaatcaacgcttttattcaattcaaatttgtattaaaaattgtttattttcatatttatagtAATTATACTTTGCAtctaaatttaaccaaaaactacttgtttttttttacatcatcCCCAATAAACTAATCAGCTGGTAGTCGATGCTATTACAGATGTGGACAGACAAATAGTTGAGTGTTTTGATgcgtaaaattcatgtttttttaatgctaaaatacaattacaatCCATATTCTGACTAAATCCTCTGACCAAACATTCGGAATTTATAAACGAAAAATTCTCTAATAAAAGTATTCGAGGGATtatctgtaatttatttatttattgaaattcatAGTAATATAAAAAgtcctttttttcaaaataacattACGATCATTTCCAGAAACATAAGTTATTACAATACACTTTTGCAAAAAAAGCAAGATATACTTGTATATTAgtgcaatttaaataattttactacacaatttaatgttatttttatatgtttatcaTGAGAGGTAAGTATATAAGTTAGTTATTACGATTTGttcatcaacaattttttttgacaaaaaatagttttcgtaaattttttatacaaatttttatttggagAAAAGAAATTTGGAAACAGCCGAACTATGGATACAATAATTATTTCTGATGATTTTTTAGCAAGTTATAAAATAGCTCTTAAATATGTGAAACAAAAtatagtacatatgtatgtatgtacctaTTTTTGTGTCCACATGTGTATATACTATGTATGTTCATTTCATGTTCATACGTTATGTGgttgaatttttataaagttGTTAGACTGaattataatagaaaataaacacaatGTTAAGTAATTTTCACAGATCAAACTTCAAGCAATTAAGTTTAATAAGATATGTGTTAAATCGACTTGAAAATGTGACACACCGTTATAGTACACaagcaatatttcaaaatatatttgataGGAATTCCAAAAAGCTACAAAAGGAAAGAGCTGCGAAAAggtaatttgacttttttcaCTTTATTACCGCATCCAGCAGCAGTATTATTAACGATGGCATTTACTTGTAGTGAAGATGTGGAGTTATATGATTACCTCAAAGAAGAGGTCGGTTATAGAGTGGCTGATCGAGTATTTGATATCAAAAGGGAATTTAAAAACGCTGCAGACTTAGGTTGTAATCGTGGCTTCTTATCACGACACATTTTGGCCGAAAGTGTAAAACATTTAACCTTATGTGATATTAGCCCTACTATGCTTGCTCAGGCCCAAGGAACACCTGgcttagaaattaaaaaattggaacTAGATGAAGAACAATGGAACGTCtgtatctattattataaatcaatacataaattaatttaatcggTTTATAGTTTCCAGAAAATTCTTTGGATTTAGTAATTTCATCGTTGAGTCTTCATTGGGTCAACGATTTGCCAGGCTGCTTTAGTAAAGTAATAAGGAGTCTAAAACCCGATGGTGTATTTATTGCGTCAATGTTCGGTGGCGATACTCTATATGAATTGAGATCTTCATTACAACTGGCTGAGTTGGAAAGAAAAGGTGGTATAGCTCCTCATATATCACCATTTACTCAggtatgattatttttaatattgtttgcaaagcaatcgaaaattttataaaaaacattttacataaaaaaagggAAGATTGCTATACCTATTCGGCTAAGctattttatatgtacatatgtgcaATTCCATGCCttcgtacgtgacatttatacgcctatagagtggaatagattttttaaaataagagtatctgaaaaataatttggtctttatgtttcaTTCTGAGggttcgaaacattgttgtccaaaatatcgagcgaaagaAGAAATaagtatatcgtacgtgacataaaacggaagtaatttcgtgagaggcgttatgttttctttacaatcctccatatttaaataaaaacaatctttggatgattttataataaataaaatttaatatcgtacgtgacagattcttctctacaaaaactaaaaaatagataGAAAATGTATATTCGGTgtgaataaacaatttgataatatcaaaaaaaacaatcagagtcaaattcatttcatactacattcCAATTTTgagcttagttttcgccgcaaattttgtctaaaacataccaattaaattaaaaaattaactataGTGACGAAAATCaccgtaacctgaacaatatgaacgcctaccatggctctAGATACATTCACACAGTAACAtcttagtgttttctcctattcaaatcattttgaaaaaaagtttcaagggttttttgttttttcagtcgtggtcgtctttctcgtggaattgcccatatgtatatatatcctTCATCTAAGtatatttaaacaacttttgttttattatatgtaaCAGATTCGAGATGTTGGTTCATTACTTAATCGGGCAGGTTTTACCATGCTCACCATAGATACTGATGAGATTGTCATAGGCTATCCTACTATGTTTGAACTTATGTGGGACCTTAAAGGTATGGCTGAAAATAATGCAGCATTTAATCGACCCATACACTTAAGCAGAGACACCATGATGGCTGCCAGCGCCATCTACAAGGAAATGTATAAGAAGGTACAATAGTTTAAAAaagcatgatttttttttttttttttaaaaacttgatcGTTCTAATatcaaaaactttattaatttttaggaCAACGGTATTCCGGCTACATTTCAGATAATTTATTTTGTCGGTTGGAAACCGGGACCTGATCAACCTACTCCACTGCCAAGAGGTTCTAGTGATGTATCATTAAAAGATCTGGGCAAAATGATAGAGAGTAgtgcaaataaaacaaagaaaaagaattaaacaagactgttgacaataaatttacatttgtgcaattacatatgtataaatgtgTGTATGTTTACATATCATTGCATTTTATATTATACTAGCTGAGGTAATGTTTTTCtgacatacaaattatttctaatgaatattttggttctagcggtatgaaatatacttcACGACCTATTCTCATAGTTACCAAATATAGATTAAAAATTGCATAAGAATAGGTAGATCCGTTTCTTTTACATATATTAAAGAGAATTTTAAATGGCAagttaaatgaaaagaaattaaaaacgcaaacatttttttcatatttacttTAGACAATATGTTGTTGActgtttatttttacatttatttttcatttaatataaacaattaataataataataatataatatcgtataaataataattaatttttttcttaaactcaaagaaaaaataaatgctattttataataatccgAATATATCGCTCATTTGGGACAAAATTTGGGTTTTGAACTGAGTCCCATAATATATTCCCCATAAGAGAGAGAGAGTTATGACTATCTCGTCGCAAATGAGCTATATGTagatgtatatacatatatatatttttttgttgttggaaaTTATAAGTTTTATAAACAATGGCAAGTTTTAACAGATTGTAGAATATTTCTTGAacctaatttaataaaaatagtttctgtaacatttaatatgtatgtatgaacttgatatttattgtattgaaatgtcTCCTCGCACTCCAAGTGTTTGAAAAGGGaatgatttttgtattaaagtaataaaatattttgtacaatatAGCAATTTAATTGGTCATTGTGGTATTGTTTTCTGTTGCCGAATTATAGTGATTCAAATATAATAtcgataattataaaaaaaattaaactttgtcATTTATAAAACTCAAGGGTAAATTTTAAAGTCATATTCataatgtaagaaaaaaatgttaaccaaAAGAggtccaatttttgtttttaagtaaattcGAATGTGGGAAGATAAGTACTTATTTAGTGAGCATAATGTTAGCTTAAATGCAAAACTACGTACATACTTCAGTTACTACTTTCGGTATTATTCTTACCATTTTCAGTTGCGCCATTCTAAAGCCATGTT
Proteins encoded in this region:
- the Ctf4 gene encoding WD repeat and HMG-box DNA-binding protein 1, encoding MYERSSLRYAHTTGFTSLIYTDNGEFILTCGSDGDIRKWRGIDDDDPSSNCLGEYIVCLAQKGDKLLASTDRNTVQAYTFPDMDIDGTLMRFTAPVVAIKVREDCVAAGSEDTKIKVKNGDLEPIELEGHKGPVLALDIHPKLLFLASVGGEGVLKIWDLKESKELKTITGLTKSNSFENAKFFGSPCFEPSNGNSLVYVSGKEVCVLSTSTWEMLYSLTDEKIKGEYTCCQFSMDGSFLAAATDKGEISIFDFNSRQVKKCEAPSSECQSITCLAWNSKSNGEIAYSDASGQLGVLFSTDDAPDEENLEGDTNDIDNVFGEMDFAEDDSKSSDKRNLGNDDNIDNDGDDDDAVSIEKLKSKIMSYANGDIPCDDETRDSIERARSESPSISGAAYSKSFKQQVTFQPSSTPVHLEHRYLVWNTIGIVTLHADGSDGAIDVEFHDASVHHSLHIPNHNNHNMASLSSSVLAMASETSSKIVCIALSDSGNREWSVQLPDCESVEAICATSKMVAAISNLQYLRIFTVMGTQREIISVPGPVVCVAGYEDRILVCYHSAPSSEKQQNIHGMLLQSTSLKIKCQNITIPLTPERQLAWLGFSDCGSPVFYDSMGLVQLFNLKSNCWYPVCDTMKQSSSVSNNYFMISLSERSQILQAVLCRGTSYPMTTPRPMIQELPLQLPLCDVESEKSSLEDSLLRATIMSMDNAEKTVKETAIKLFALACRSEIEIRAKELIETIACTDLLMLAVKYATKLGRIHLSDKLLDLMPQLEEEQQAREHEEQLVEQSLPASPLILLKAYQNGSIANSKKIAPKLMDLGSAKKTTLKRFSYNNSPSISLFKKSANEQLLPTSSETSQENVCTSELDSQLSKISSKDDESTIKRTPLNSANPFASKRKISDVDKTILMGSDKLKIAKK
- the LOC135959648 gene encoding arginine-hydroxylase NDUFAF5, mitochondrial yields the protein MLSNFHRSNFKQLSLIRYVLNRLENVTHRYSTQAIFQNIFDRNSKKLQKERAAKSEDVELYDYLKEEVGYRVADRVFDIKREFKNAADLGCNRGFLSRHILAESVKHLTLCDISPTMLAQAQGTPGLEIKKLELDEEQWNFPENSLDLVISSLSLHWVNDLPGCFSKVIRSLKPDGVFIASMFGGDTLYELRSSLQLAELERKGGIAPHISPFTQIRDVGSLLNRAGFTMLTIDTDEIVIGYPTMFELMWDLKGMAENNAAFNRPIHLSRDTMMAASAIYKEMYKKDNGIPATFQIIYFVGWKPGPDQPTPLPRGSSDVSLKDLGKMIESSANKTKKKN